The sequence below is a genomic window from Cobetia sp. cqz5-12.
GGGCCTGACCACCAAGATCGATAGCCGCGAGAGCTACTACAAGGACAACGTCGACGAGCTGGAAACCCTGGTGGATTCCGCGCTGAAGCCGGTGGTGGATTATCGCTACATCGCCGCCAGCGTGATGGGCAAGTACTTCAAGGGCGCCTCTCCTGAGCAGCGCACCGAATTCTCCAAGGTCTTCCATGACACCCTGATCGGCACCTACGCCAAGGGTCTGGTGAGCTTCGATTATGCCAGGCTGGACGTGAAGGACAGCGAAGGCGAGCGTCGCTATGAAGACCAGGACACCGTCTACATGGACGTGGTCGATACCAAGGGCAAGGTCTACCCGGTGGCCTATTCCATGCGTCTGCGCAACGACGAATGGAAGGTGGTCAACGTGATCGTCAATGGCGTCAACCTGGGCCTAACCTTCCGCAACCAGTTCGATCAGGCCATGCGTGACAACGGCCGCGACATCGACGCCGTCATCAAGGGCTGGCAGCCGGATGTCGACCTCGAGAAGGGTGAGGGGGATCAGGGCAACAGCTGAGCCCTGTCGTCGCCATGACCATGAAAACTCTCTTCGATCGCGATGGCGTCACGCTGCAAGCCGGTGACGCGCGGCTGAGCCTGAGTGGCCAGCCGGATTTCGACAATGCCACAGAGCTGGCGGATTCCGGCAGGAAATGGCTGGGGCGCCGCGAGGATGGGGTTTCCATCGATCTGTGCGGCGTGGATAGCGCCAGTACCGCCACCCTGAGCGTGCTTCTCGAGTGGCAGCGCCATCTGGCGGAGCATGGTGGGCATGTCGCTCACCTCGCGCTGTCTCCCGCCTTGAGCCGACTGGCGGCAGTCTCCGGACTGGAAAACCTGCTACCGGGGCTGAATGTCGCTGAGATCAGCGCAGAGCCCCCGCTGTCACTCGAGACGTCCTGAGCCAGCGGCGGCCTGACCCCCTGTCAGGCCGCACCGCTCTGCTGGTCGCTCGAGGCTTGTCCGTATCGCCATTCATGCGCGCGGCAACGTGGAGGCAGCGATTGACTGCCAATCGCGTTCCCGCGCGCTTTTGATTACCATGTGCGGTCATATCGCATCGATCGTCGCGCAAGGATCCCCTGCCACGATCCCGACATGTACCGCGAAGGAGTCATCGCCCGTCATGCAACCGAATGATGTCAAGGCCCTGCTCGAGGCTCGTATCGAGAACGTCGATTTTCATATCCAGGGTGAGGGCTGCAATTTCCAGGTCGTCGCCGTGGGAGATGTCTTTGCCGAGCTGAGCCGCGTCAAGGCCCAGCAGCTGGTCTACTCCGCACTCAATGACGAGATCCGCTCTGGCGCGCTGCATGCCATCAGCATTCGTACCTATACCCCGGCGCAGTTCGAAGCTGCCGCCGGCAACGCTCAGGGTTGACCGGAACATTTCATGGATAAGCTGATCATCACTGGCAACGGGCCGGTCAACGGGGAAGTCTGGGCCAGCGGCGCCAAGAATTCGGCACTGCCCATTCTGGCAGCCACGCTGCTGTCGGAAGGTCCCGTGACCATCAGCAACCTGCCGCATCTGCAGGACATCACGACCAGCCTCGAGCTGCTCGGGCGCATGGGCGTCGAGCCGGTGATGGGCGACAACATGACCGTGCAGCTGGATGGCTCCAAGGTCGAGCATTGTCACGCGCCCTATGATCTGGTCAAGAAGATGCGTGCCTCGATTCTGGTGCTTGGCCCGCTGCTGGCGCACTTCGGTAGCGCCGAAGTCTCGCTGCCGGGCGGCTGCGCCATCGGCTCGCGTCCGGTGGATCTGCACATCCGTGGCCTGGAGGCGATGGGTGCCGAGATCACGGTCGAGAATGGCTACATCCGCGCCAAGGCGCCGGGTGGCCGCTTGAAGGGCGCGCGCATCGTCTTTGATGTCGTGACCGTCACCGGTACCGAGAACCTGCTGATGGCCGCGACCCTGGCCGATGGCCGCACCGTGCTGGAGAACGCCGCGCGTGAGCCGGAAGTCGTCGATCTGGCCGAGTGCCTGATCGCGATGGGCGCGAAGATCACAGGCCAGGGCTCCGACACCATCGTCATCGACGGTGTCGAGAAGTTGCACGGCTGTGAATACTCCGTCATGCCGGACCGCATCGAGACCGGTACCTTCCTTGTCGCCGCGGCTGCCTCGCGCGGCAAGGTGCGTGTCACGCGTACGCGTGCCGACACCCTGGACGCCGTACTGGCCAAGCTGGAAGAAGCCGGTGCCACCATCACCACTGGTGATGACTGGATCGAGCTTGACATGCACGGCAAGCGCCCGAAGGCAGTCAATATCCGCACAGCGCCGTACCCGGCATTCCCCACCGACATGCAGGCCCAGTTCGTGGCGATGAATGCGGTCGCGGAAGGCACCAGCACCGTGATCGAGACCATCTTCGAGAACCGCTTCATGCACGTGCAGGAGCTCAACCGCATGGGCGCCCACATCGCACTCGAGGGCAACACCGCAGTCGTGACCGGCACCGAACGCCTGTCCGGCGCGCCGGTGATGGCGACGGACCTGCGCGCCTCCGCCTCGCTGGTGATCGCGGCGATCGTCGCCGACGGCGAGACCATGGTCGACCGCATCTATCACATCGACCGCGGTTACGAGTGCATCGAAGAGAAGCTGTCCGGGCTGAACGTGATCATCCGTCGCTCCGCCGGCTGATCAGTGCCCCACCTCGCGCTGTCGGTATTGATTGATCGGCAGCGCGTGCCGAATTTCTACGTACAAGCACGGGCGAATACCCCATGAGCAAGCAACTGGTCGTCGCCCTCTCCAAGGGGCGTATCCTCAAGGAAACCCTGCCGCTGCTGGCTGACGCCGGCATCGAGCCGCTGGAAGATCTCGACAAGAGCCGCAAGCTGCTCTTCGATACCAATCTGCCGGACGTCAAGCTGGTCATCATCCGCGCCACCGACGTGCCGACCTACGTGCAGCTGGGCGCCGCCGATCTCGGTATCGCCGGCAAGGACGTGCTGCTCGAGCATGGTGCCGAAGGCCTGTACGAGCCGCTGGACCTGGAAATCGCCAAGTGTCGCCTGATGACCGCCGGTGTCGTCGGCCAGCAGCAGCAGGGTGCTCGCCGCCGTGTCGCGACCAAGTTCGTCGATGTCGCGCGTCGCTATTACGCCGAGCAGGGCATCCAGGCGGAAGTCATCAAGCTTTATGGCGCGATGGAACTGGCCCCGTTGATGAATCTGGCCGACGAGATCGTCGATATCGTCGACACCGGCAACACCCTGCGCGCCAACGGCATGGAGCCGCGCGAGCTGATCACCGACATCAGCACGCGTCTGGTGGTCAACAAGGCCGCCATGACCATGAAGCACGATCGCCTCAAGCCGCTGATCGATCGCCTGCGTCAGGCCGTGGAAGCCCGCCGCGAGGCGTGATGGCCGCGTGCTGTCGGCATCGACCCGATGGATACCCAAGGTCGCATAGATGACCGTGGCAGATGATGACTCTCGAAACGCCAGCTGCCGCTCCTGCTCGTCACGATGCTCATCAAGATGTTCATCACGATGCTTATCAAGATGATGCGGGCAGGCGCTGGACAGTGCCCGTCCGGTTCAGCCTTCTCTGCCAAGCAATGAGAAAAGAGGTTCGCATGGATACCTTGATCAACCGGCTTGATAGCCGTGATACCGATTTTACTGCCCGCCTGGACCGCTTGCTGTCATGGGAGGGCGTGTCCGATGCCGAGGTTCAGCATCGTGTCACCGACATCCTCGCGCGCGTCAAGCAGGAAGGCGATGCGGCGCTGGTGGAGTTCTCCAACCGCTTCGACCGCCTGAACGTCTCGTGCATGGCCGAGCTGGTCATCGGTGCCGAGCGTCTGGCCCGGGCCTATGCCGACCTGCCGGCGGATCAGCGCGAGGCGCTGGCCGTGGCTGCCGAGCGTGTGCGTGTCTATCACGAGCATCAGA
It includes:
- a CDS encoding MlaC/ttg2D family ABC transporter substrate-binding protein, whose product is MTSSLKKLIRPLSVLSLSALMALSPLAMAAPQEPDVLLRDTVEGLTTKIDSRESYYKDNVDELETLVDSALKPVVDYRYIAASVMGKYFKGASPEQRTEFSKVFHDTLIGTYAKGLVSFDYARLDVKDSEGERRYEDQDTVYMDVVDTKGKVYPVAYSMRLRNDEWKVVNVIVNGVNLGLTFRNQFDQAMRDNGRDIDAVIKGWQPDVDLEKGEGDQGNS
- a CDS encoding STAS domain-containing protein, with the translated sequence MTMKTLFDRDGVTLQAGDARLSLSGQPDFDNATELADSGRKWLGRREDGVSIDLCGVDSASTATLSVLLEWQRHLAEHGGHVAHLALSPALSRLAAVSGLENLLPGLNVAEISAEPPLSLETS
- a CDS encoding BolA family protein, which gives rise to MQPNDVKALLEARIENVDFHIQGEGCNFQVVAVGDVFAELSRVKAQQLVYSALNDEIRSGALHAISIRTYTPAQFEAAAGNAQG
- the murA gene encoding UDP-N-acetylglucosamine 1-carboxyvinyltransferase, yielding MDKLIITGNGPVNGEVWASGAKNSALPILAATLLSEGPVTISNLPHLQDITTSLELLGRMGVEPVMGDNMTVQLDGSKVEHCHAPYDLVKKMRASILVLGPLLAHFGSAEVSLPGGCAIGSRPVDLHIRGLEAMGAEITVENGYIRAKAPGGRLKGARIVFDVVTVTGTENLLMAATLADGRTVLENAAREPEVVDLAECLIAMGAKITGQGSDTIVIDGVEKLHGCEYSVMPDRIETGTFLVAAAASRGKVRVTRTRADTLDAVLAKLEEAGATITTGDDWIELDMHGKRPKAVNIRTAPYPAFPTDMQAQFVAMNAVAEGTSTVIETIFENRFMHVQELNRMGAHIALEGNTAVVTGTERLSGAPVMATDLRASASLVIAAIVADGETMVDRIYHIDRGYECIEEKLSGLNVIIRRSAG
- the hisG gene encoding ATP phosphoribosyltransferase; this translates as MSKQLVVALSKGRILKETLPLLADAGIEPLEDLDKSRKLLFDTNLPDVKLVIIRATDVPTYVQLGAADLGIAGKDVLLEHGAEGLYEPLDLEIAKCRLMTAGVVGQQQQGARRRVATKFVDVARRYYAEQGIQAEVIKLYGAMELAPLMNLADEIVDIVDTGNTLRANGMEPRELITDISTRLVVNKAAMTMKHDRLKPLIDRLRQAVEARREA